In a genomic window of uncultured Flavobacterium sp.:
- a CDS encoding alpha-2-macroglobulin family protein produces MKNILFVFLLFTTALFAQQTDKKWTKVTTYENDGKIKSASKIVNQIYKKAVSKKDEIQMIKCFFYQSKYLQVVDENAKTKILNNLKKDINRVSIPSKAILNLVYAKCLDNYSSYDYAVEAVDSAVAFVDEASAIIDTTAATIDTSRIDGIATPKSNNTNIDFSSEKEVIALFEKTLENEAILKATALTNYKAIFEFLTIEKLKTENLYDYLLKENIQFFSQKIERWEIENSEITPYKNEFLGNSDLFIKLNLSSIKDESFRKVLSLYQKLEISNPSLENQFNRIIFCSEFLPEPDNDLTKYLNEFQQHSNDPILTQKILLKKAEILKDQASRELHPDYNIEAVKLYDEVIKINSQSNSAQFALQQKQYVTSKYVEVELQKHIYNNENTRAFISYNNINDLKISFYKIDQKIFKGLLDTVAKGKRDSLAEIITKHQIKIVSKDYLLQNKNDYFRYSTEVLLPQLETGNYLVYFEGESDEKGKNGTTYETITVSNLSALASQENDEENFQVLDRKTGKPLENVTIKSSNYTLKTDANGLASYTGASNYSYNEQIEFSLGNDTILASKSYIRFTQKYTEKEDQTLNGKAEFYLDRAIYRPGQTVYYKGIAIQKQKNKTSIVANTSFKIIVKDANYQNIKEFEVTTNEFGSFFGEFVLPKNSLTGNYNMFVLMPEDYAKKDITLSNKPNEAFWKNVKFEGYSINFKVEEYKRPKFKVDFDPKKESYQVNQSIKANGIAKAFAGSNISDAKVTYKVDRFVSYFRNYYGQEQNETIATGETKTDASGKFVIEFVAQPAKNAVKEKLPVFNYRITADVTDINGETHTSETIVKVGFHDLIINASIPNHIETKDKNEITLSSTNLNGEFLAAKGEIKLYFVSPFANKFKEQIWSKPDYETISTADFERLFPYEIRESKTEKKPETLLFSKKIDTQKDKKIALDFISNYKSGNYKIVFSAKDTFNNPIESISEFEIKQSKDKFNPSKLFTAEQINSDPKKDGFIEVKLSSVIPELYITTSGNYNTQTYFESISHLQNNEVTIKIPLKTGFEKSVRLGFQSVFDNEIFESEIDVKLKTEEAKLELIVESFRNKIEPGSTEKWSFKLKSLNAKNEAEVLASMYDSSLDQFTKRDWNLLNINNYGYNSPNFKSGIGFEQAHSILENLNTLEFTHKFYKEETQLNWFGFDINNSRYGDSLLYSIAEIKDKKVGSETIKGDPDAVLADDESVAYGVAAITLPAPKVDQVRFVKPAHMTAADSLNDPEYYFQTNKVKFIPGKKIISGLTSMVVDKSTLYVIDGEISSEDNFKKINPDDLLDIEFLTAEKAKVLYGSKGANGVIIITTKKSLEELTKVKARKNLSETAFFLPNLKTDSTGKVSFNFTSPEALTTWKLRLLAHNKDAVSGYLEKSVVTQKELMVLPNFPRFFREKDTIVISAKISNITDKAKTGIAILQFFDATTMQPIDAKMLNAKNVRNFTVGAFGNTVATWTISIPEGLQGVQYKILAKSGDFSDGEENILPVLTNNMLITESIPIWVRENSTKEYTFENLKNNTSTTLKNHQLTLEYTSNPAWIAIQSLPYLMEYEHECAEQTFARFYANALASEIISSNPKIATVFENWRKNGKLNSKLEENEELKSIILAETPWLNDAQSEDEKKKNLALLFDLEKMKTSQETTFDKLKQKQKPSGGFSWFDGSDESEYITRHILAGLGHLSKLDKSENNATKINQIAEKGVPFLDNKFLEYYKNQSKNLKKSEKLIWINPYSDLHYLYTRSFYLDKYPLSDTLKKATKLYLETAKKDWLNYSLYEKGLAALTLNRFGEKDIAKKIIESLKETASNNEDWGMYWIANKAGWYWYQAPIETQALLIEAFAEVNNDTKSVDAMKVWLLKNKQTKNWPTTKSTTEAVYALLIQGNDWLSVKDNTVIKIGGEKILTKKLAENEKEAETGYIKLNWKTDEVKKEMASISIQNKSKVPGFGGVYWQYFEDLDKIKNNSGAILSVSKELYLKKNSLKGDQLEKITTKNPLKTGDLVTVRLVIKSKEDMEFVHLKDMRASCFEPVNVLSEYKYKDRLGYYMSTKDAATHFFFDRIDKGTYVIEYDIRVNNNGEFSNGITTIESMYAPEFSSHTKGIRVKVN; encoded by the coding sequence ATGAAAAATATCTTATTTGTTTTCTTATTATTCACAACAGCCTTATTTGCACAACAAACAGATAAAAAATGGACAAAAGTTACCACTTACGAAAATGATGGCAAAATAAAATCAGCCAGCAAAATTGTGAATCAGATTTACAAAAAAGCTGTATCCAAAAAAGATGAAATTCAAATGATAAAATGTTTCTTTTATCAATCTAAATATCTTCAGGTAGTTGACGAAAATGCGAAAACTAAAATTTTAAATAATCTTAAAAAAGATATTAATAGAGTTTCGATTCCATCGAAAGCGATTTTGAATTTGGTGTATGCAAAATGTCTGGATAATTATTCTAGTTACGACTATGCAGTCGAGGCCGTTGATAGTGCCGTTGCTTTTGTAGATGAAGCTTCTGCAATAATAGATACAACTGCCGCAACAATAGATACTTCCAGAATTGACGGTATAGCAACCCCGAAATCGAATAATACAAACATTGATTTTTCATCTGAAAAGGAAGTCATAGCTCTTTTTGAAAAAACATTAGAAAACGAAGCAATTCTAAAAGCAACGGCTTTAACAAATTACAAAGCTATTTTTGAGTTTTTAACCATCGAAAAACTAAAAACAGAAAATCTATATGATTATCTTCTTAAAGAAAATATTCAGTTTTTTAGTCAAAAAATCGAACGATGGGAAATTGAAAATAGTGAAATTACTCCATATAAAAATGAATTTTTAGGCAATTCAGACCTTTTTATAAAACTAAATTTGAGTTCAATAAAAGACGAAAGTTTTAGAAAAGTACTCTCTTTATATCAAAAGCTGGAAATAAGTAATCCCTCTTTAGAAAATCAATTTAACCGTATTATATTCTGCAGCGAATTTTTGCCCGAACCTGATAATGATTTAACAAAGTATCTAAACGAATTTCAGCAACATTCTAACGATCCAATTCTTACTCAAAAAATTCTACTAAAAAAAGCTGAAATTCTAAAAGATCAAGCTTCAAGAGAATTACATCCCGATTATAATATCGAAGCAGTAAAACTATATGACGAAGTAATAAAAATTAATAGTCAAAGTAATTCTGCTCAATTTGCTTTACAACAAAAGCAATATGTTACCTCAAAATACGTAGAAGTTGAACTTCAAAAACATATTTATAACAATGAAAACACCAGAGCATTTATTAGTTATAATAATATAAATGATTTAAAAATATCTTTCTACAAAATAGATCAAAAAATATTCAAAGGTCTTCTGGATACAGTCGCAAAAGGCAAAAGAGATAGCTTAGCTGAGATAATTACAAAACACCAAATTAAAATCGTATCTAAAGATTATCTTCTACAAAACAAAAATGATTATTTTAGATACTCTACAGAAGTTCTTTTACCACAGTTAGAAACCGGAAATTATTTGGTTTATTTTGAAGGTGAATCTGATGAAAAAGGTAAAAATGGCACTACTTATGAAACTATTACAGTTTCGAATTTGAGTGCTCTGGCATCTCAGGAAAACGACGAAGAAAACTTTCAGGTTCTGGATCGAAAAACAGGAAAACCACTAGAAAACGTAACTATAAAATCATCTAATTATACGCTTAAAACAGATGCAAACGGATTAGCTTCTTATACAGGAGCCAGTAACTACAGTTATAATGAACAAATTGAATTTTCATTAGGAAATGATACTATTTTAGCGAGCAAAAGTTACATTCGATTCACTCAGAAATACACCGAAAAGGAAGATCAAACTTTAAACGGTAAAGCCGAGTTTTATTTAGATCGCGCTATTTATCGTCCTGGACAAACTGTTTATTATAAAGGAATCGCAATTCAAAAACAAAAAAACAAAACGAGCATTGTTGCCAACACTTCTTTTAAAATCATTGTAAAAGATGCCAATTATCAAAACATTAAAGAATTTGAAGTTACTACAAATGAATTTGGTTCGTTTTTTGGCGAATTTGTTTTACCCAAAAATAGCTTAACGGGTAACTACAACATGTTTGTATTAATGCCCGAAGATTATGCAAAAAAAGACATTACTTTAAGCAATAAACCAAATGAAGCCTTTTGGAAAAACGTAAAATTTGAAGGTTATTCCATTAATTTTAAAGTTGAAGAATACAAACGTCCAAAATTCAAGGTAGATTTTGATCCTAAAAAAGAAAGTTATCAGGTTAATCAATCTATTAAAGCAAATGGAATTGCAAAGGCATTTGCCGGAAGCAATATTTCTGATGCAAAAGTGACTTATAAAGTAGATAGATTTGTAAGTTATTTTAGAAATTATTACGGACAGGAACAGAATGAAACTATAGCAACAGGCGAAACGAAAACCGATGCATCTGGAAAATTTGTAATAGAGTTTGTTGCGCAACCTGCTAAAAATGCCGTAAAAGAAAAATTACCGGTTTTTAATTATAGAATAACTGCAGATGTTACTGATATCAATGGTGAAACTCATACATCAGAAACTATTGTAAAAGTAGGTTTTCATGATTTGATTATCAACGCGAGCATTCCAAATCATATCGAAACCAAAGACAAAAATGAAATTACACTTTCGAGCACTAATTTAAATGGAGAATTTCTTGCAGCAAAAGGCGAAATTAAATTGTATTTCGTAAGCCCTTTTGCAAATAAATTCAAAGAGCAAATTTGGTCAAAACCAGACTACGAAACCATTTCTACAGCTGATTTTGAAAGATTATTTCCTTATGAAATACGCGAAAGCAAAACAGAAAAAAAACCTGAAACTTTGTTGTTCTCTAAAAAAATAGACACTCAAAAAGACAAAAAAATAGCTCTTGATTTTATTTCAAATTACAAATCCGGGAACTATAAAATTGTGTTTTCTGCAAAAGACACTTTTAACAATCCAATAGAATCTATTTCGGAATTTGAAATCAAACAAAGCAAAGACAAATTCAATCCAAGTAAATTATTTACTGCAGAACAAATTAATAGTGATCCTAAAAAAGATGGCTTTATCGAAGTCAAACTTTCCTCAGTAATTCCAGAGCTTTACATCACTACAAGCGGAAATTATAACACTCAAACTTATTTTGAAAGTATTTCGCATTTACAAAATAATGAGGTAACAATCAAAATTCCGTTAAAAACGGGATTCGAAAAATCAGTACGTTTAGGCTTTCAAAGCGTTTTTGATAACGAAATTTTTGAGAGTGAAATCGACGTAAAATTAAAAACAGAAGAAGCTAAACTAGAATTAATCGTCGAAAGTTTTAGAAACAAAATCGAACCAGGAAGCACTGAAAAATGGTCATTTAAACTAAAATCACTAAATGCCAAGAATGAAGCCGAAGTATTAGCTTCTATGTATGACAGCTCTTTAGATCAATTTACAAAAAGAGATTGGAATCTTTTAAATATAAATAATTATGGATACAACAGTCCAAATTTCAAATCTGGTATTGGTTTTGAACAAGCGCATTCTATTTTAGAAAACCTGAATACATTAGAATTTACCCACAAATTCTACAAAGAAGAAACACAATTAAACTGGTTTGGATTTGACATAAACAATAGTCGATATGGTGATTCTCTTCTCTACTCTATAGCTGAAATAAAAGACAAAAAAGTAGGTAGTGAAACAATAAAAGGAGATCCGGATGCAGTTTTAGCAGATGACGAATCTGTTGCTTATGGAGTTGCTGCTATTACTCTTCCTGCTCCTAAAGTAGATCAGGTAAGATTTGTAAAACCTGCACATATGACGGCTGCAGATTCTTTAAACGACCCGGAATATTATTTTCAAACTAACAAAGTAAAATTTATTCCTGGAAAAAAAATCATTAGCGGTCTAACTTCGATGGTTGTAGATAAATCTACTTTATATGTAATTGATGGAGAAATATCATCTGAAGATAATTTCAAAAAAATAAATCCTGATGATCTTCTTGATATCGAATTTTTAACGGCTGAAAAAGCAAAAGTACTTTACGGAAGCAAAGGCGCAAATGGCGTAATTATCATCACAACCAAAAAATCTTTAGAAGAACTAACAAAAGTAAAAGCAAGAAAAAATCTTTCTGAAACCGCTTTCTTCTTACCGAATTTAAAAACTGATTCTACAGGAAAAGTAAGCTTCAATTTTACTTCTCCCGAAGCTTTAACTACTTGGAAACTTCGTTTATTGGCACATAATAAAGATGCTGTTTCGGGATATTTAGAGAAAAGTGTGGTAACTCAAAAAGAATTGATGGTTTTACCGAATTTCCCACGTTTCTTTAGAGAGAAAGATACGATTGTAATCTCTGCTAAAATTTCGAATATTACGGATAAAGCAAAAACCGGAATCGCCATTTTACAGTTTTTTGATGCTACAACAATGCAGCCTATTGACGCAAAAATGCTAAACGCAAAAAACGTCAGAAACTTTACTGTTGGCGCATTCGGAAATACTGTGGCAACTTGGACTATTTCGATTCCGGAAGGTTTGCAAGGTGTTCAATATAAAATTTTGGCAAAATCTGGTGATTTCTCAGATGGAGAAGAAAACATACTTCCTGTTCTAACAAACAATATGTTGATTACTGAAAGTATTCCGATTTGGGTTCGCGAGAATTCGACTAAAGAATATACGTTTGAGAATTTAAAAAACAATACTTCTACAACTTTAAAAAATCATCAGCTTACTTTAGAATACACCTCAAATCCGGCTTGGATTGCGATTCAGTCTTTACCTTATTTAATGGAATATGAACACGAATGTGCCGAACAGACTTTTGCTCGTTTTTATGCCAATGCTTTGGCTTCAGAAATCATTTCAAGTAATCCGAAGATTGCAACGGTTTTCGAAAATTGGAGAAAAAACGGAAAACTAAATTCAAAATTAGAAGAAAATGAAGAACTAAAATCAATCATTCTTGCCGAAACACCTTGGTTAAATGACGCTCAAAGCGAAGATGAGAAGAAAAAGAATCTCGCACTTTTATTCGATTTAGAAAAAATGAAAACTTCTCAGGAAACTACTTTCGATAAATTAAAACAGAAACAAAAACCATCGGGAGGGTTTTCATGGTTTGACGGAAGTGACGAAAGCGAATATATTACGAGACATATTTTGGCAGGTTTAGGTCATTTATCAAAATTGGATAAATCTGAAAATAACGCTACTAAAATAAATCAAATTGCCGAAAAAGGAGTTCCTTTTTTAGACAACAAATTTCTGGAATATTATAAAAATCAGTCTAAAAACTTAAAAAAATCAGAAAAACTAATTTGGATTAATCCGTATTCAGATTTGCATTATTTATACACCAGAAGTTTTTATTTAGACAAATATCCACTTTCAGATACTTTAAAAAAAGCGACAAAATTATATCTGGAAACTGCTAAAAAAGATTGGCTAAATTATTCGCTTTACGAAAAAGGATTAGCTGCTTTGACTTTAAATCGTTTTGGAGAAAAAGATATAGCCAAAAAAATCATAGAAAGTCTAAAAGAAACGGCTTCGAATAATGAAGATTGGGGAATGTATTGGATTGCCAACAAAGCGGGTTGGTATTGGTATCAGGCGCCTATTGAAACTCAGGCTTTATTGATTGAGGCTTTCGCCGAAGTAAATAACGACACCAAATCTGTTGATGCGATGAAAGTCTGGTTATTAAAAAACAAACAAACCAAAAACTGGCCAACAACAAAATCTACCACAGAAGCTGTCTATGCTTTATTGATACAAGGCAATGATTGGCTAAGCGTAAAAGATAATACGGTTATTAAAATTGGCGGCGAAAAGATCTTAACCAAAAAATTAGCCGAAAACGAAAAAGAAGCTGAAACAGGTTACATCAAACTGAACTGGAAAACGGATGAAGTTAAAAAAGAAATGGCTTCAATAAGCATTCAGAACAAATCGAAGGTTCCAGGATTTGGAGGTGTTTATTGGCAATACTTTGAAGATTTGGATAAAATCAAAAACAATTCTGGTGCTATTTTATCTGTTTCGAAAGAATTATATTTAAAGAAAAACTCGCTTAAAGGAGATCAATTAGAAAAAATTACAACCAAAAATCCATTGAAAACTGGCGATTTAGTTACCGTAAGATTAGTCATAAAATCGAAAGAAGACATGGAATTTG
- a CDS encoding DUF1287 domain-containing protein, with protein sequence MKSVSTLIILFLLFSCNQKEKSNAYAKNEVQQTNTFADKLSNAALSIIDPSVDYDPAYFSIEYPNGDVPANKGVCTDVVIRSYRKLGIDLQKEVHEDMIAHFAEYPNLEKWGMTKTDTNIDHRRVPNLEIFFERNGEKLVITEDPKDYKTGEIVTWLINNKLPHIGIVTNKKSKDGKRNLIVHNVGNGQVLQDCLFDYKIVGHYRYWK encoded by the coding sequence ATGAAATCTGTATCAACTTTGATAATCCTATTTTTACTCTTTTCTTGTAATCAGAAAGAAAAAAGTAATGCTTACGCTAAAAATGAAGTACAACAAACTAATACTTTTGCCGACAAATTATCGAATGCGGCACTCTCAATAATTGATCCTTCTGTGGATTATGATCCTGCTTATTTCTCGATCGAATATCCAAACGGAGATGTTCCTGCAAACAAAGGGGTTTGTACCGATGTTGTAATTCGGTCTTACCGAAAGTTAGGCATTGATTTGCAAAAAGAAGTTCACGAAGACATGATCGCACATTTTGCAGAATATCCCAATTTAGAAAAATGGGGAATGACTAAAACCGATACAAATATCGACCACAGAAGAGTACCAAACTTAGAAATCTTTTTTGAAAGAAACGGAGAAAAACTTGTTATAACAGAAGATCCAAAAGATTATAAAACCGGAGAAATTGTAACGTGGCTAATTAATAATAAATTACCTCATATTGGAATTGTGACGAATAAAAAGTCAAAAGACGGAAAACGAAATCTAATCGTACATAATGTTGGCAACGGACAAGTTCTGCAAGATTGTTTATTTGACTATAAAATAGTTGGGCACTACAGATATTGGAAATAA
- a CDS encoding GNAT family N-acetyltransferase — translation MNSRIEVVKTTSENPDFVTLIKIFDTFLWERYPELKKDYWGNNLIEFNDNVVLIYLEGKLVASGCFKKYNENTVELKRMFVLPEARGLGLAQKVIKELEIEAKKQGFKTMILETLYKQIEAIGLYQKLGFEIVENYEPYIGLKNSVCMRKSI, via the coding sequence ATGAATTCAAGAATAGAGGTTGTAAAGACAACAAGTGAGAATCCGGATTTTGTAACGCTGATCAAAATATTTGATACTTTTTTATGGGAACGTTATCCGGAATTAAAGAAGGATTATTGGGGCAATAATTTGATTGAATTTAATGATAATGTTGTTCTTATTTATTTAGAAGGAAAACTCGTTGCGAGTGGTTGCTTCAAAAAGTATAATGAGAATACAGTTGAGCTAAAACGAATGTTTGTTTTGCCTGAAGCAAGAGGTTTGGGATTGGCTCAGAAAGTTATTAAAGAATTAGAAATAGAGGCGAAGAAGCAGGGTTTTAAAACTATGATTTTAGAAACGCTTTATAAACAAATTGAAGCTATTGGTTTATATCAAAAATTGGGATTTGAAATTGTAGAGAATTACGAACCTTATATAGGTTTAAAAAATAGTGTTTGTATGCGTAAATCTATATAA
- a CDS encoding YjjG family noncanonical pyrimidine nucleotidase yields the protein MNTTITDIFFDLDHTLWDFDKNSEMAFDRIFKNRFPDIKIEDFIAKYAPINQACWKLYQNDEITHVELRYNRLKLSFDALNYEISDEDINQIANDYIEFLTDNNYLFDGAIEVLDYLKPKYKLHIITNGFAAVQDKKINNAALGGYFNTITNSELAGVKKPNSIIFDYAVNLAQASKESSIMIGDCLDADVNGALNAGLDAIFFNEKNIEAPENIKQINHLLELKKYL from the coding sequence ATGAATACCACTATTACCGACATTTTTTTCGATTTAGATCACACACTTTGGGATTTTGATAAAAACTCAGAAATGGCTTTTGATCGTATTTTTAAGAACAGATTTCCCGATATTAAAATCGAGGATTTTATTGCCAAATATGCTCCTATAAACCAAGCTTGCTGGAAATTATATCAAAACGATGAAATTACGCACGTCGAGTTGCGTTACAATAGATTAAAGCTTTCGTTTGATGCTTTGAATTATGAAATTTCAGATGAAGATATTAATCAGATTGCAAATGATTATATCGAATTTTTAACTGATAATAATTATCTTTTTGACGGAGCAATCGAAGTTTTGGATTACCTAAAACCAAAATACAAACTACATATTATCACTAATGGTTTTGCTGCCGTTCAGGATAAAAAGATAAATAATGCTGCACTTGGAGGTTATTTTAATACAATAACAAATTCTGAATTAGCAGGTGTTAAAAAACCAAATAGTATTATCTTTGATTATGCTGTCAATTTGGCTCAAGCCTCAAAAGAAAGTAGTATTATGATTGGAGATTGTCTCGATGCAGATGTTAATGGTGCATTGAATGCCGGTCTGGATGCGATCTTCTTTAATGAAAAAAATATTGAAGCTCCTGAAAATATCAAACAAATTAACCATTTATTAGAACTTAAAAAATATTTATAA
- a CDS encoding Mur ligase family protein, with amino-acid sequence MRTHFIAIGGSAMHNLALALHNKGYQVTGSDDAIFEPSKSRLEKKGILPAELGWFPEKITADIDAIILGMHAKADNPELLKAQELGLKIYSYPEFLYEQSKNKTRVVIGGSHGKTTITSMILHVMHYHNIEVDYMVGAQLEGFDTMVHLTEENDFMVLEGDEYLSSPIDRRPKFHLYQPNIALISGIAWDHINVFPTYENYVEQFEIFIAKITNGGILVYNEDDSEVKRVAEAATNPIRKLAYSTPKYTVSDGVTLLETPEGDMPIEVFGAHNLNNLAGAKWICQNMGVDEADFYEAIASFKGASKRLEKIAEGKGKVAYKDFAHSPSKVAATTKAVKEQYPNRTLVACLELHTYSSLNAEFLKEYEGALEYADVAVVFYSPDAVKIKQLEEVTYEQIASSFNREDLIIYTNPAEFKEYLFNLNLENSALLLMSSGNYGGLNFDEVKGLIN; translated from the coding sequence ATGAGAACACATTTCATCGCAATAGGCGGGAGCGCAATGCACAACTTGGCATTGGCATTGCATAACAAAGGATATCAGGTTACAGGAAGCGATGATGCTATTTTTGAACCATCAAAATCAAGATTAGAGAAAAAAGGAATTTTGCCTGCAGAATTAGGTTGGTTTCCTGAAAAAATCACTGCTGATATTGATGCAATAATTCTTGGAATGCACGCTAAAGCGGATAATCCGGAATTGCTTAAAGCGCAGGAATTAGGTTTGAAAATTTATTCGTATCCAGAATTTTTATACGAACAATCTAAGAATAAAACGCGTGTAGTAATTGGTGGTTCTCACGGAAAAACTACAATTACTTCGATGATTTTGCACGTAATGCATTATCATAATATCGAGGTTGATTATATGGTTGGAGCACAATTAGAAGGTTTTGATACTATGGTGCATCTTACTGAGGAAAATGATTTTATGGTTTTGGAAGGTGACGAATACTTATCTTCTCCAATTGACAGACGTCCAAAGTTTCATTTGTATCAACCAAATATTGCTTTAATTTCTGGAATTGCGTGGGATCATATTAATGTTTTTCCAACGTATGAAAATTATGTAGAGCAATTCGAGATTTTTATTGCTAAAATTACAAATGGAGGAATCTTAGTTTATAACGAAGACGATTCTGAGGTAAAACGTGTTGCAGAAGCGGCTACAAATCCAATTCGTAAATTAGCATATTCGACTCCAAAATATACAGTTAGCGATGGCGTAACTTTATTGGAAACTCCGGAGGGCGATATGCCAATCGAAGTTTTTGGTGCGCATAATTTAAATAATCTTGCCGGAGCAAAATGGATTTGCCAAAACATGGGCGTTGACGAAGCTGATTTTTACGAAGCAATTGCAAGTTTTAAAGGTGCATCGAAACGTTTAGAAAAAATTGCTGAAGGAAAAGGAAAAGTTGCTTATAAAGATTTTGCACATTCGCCAAGTAAAGTTGCTGCAACGACAAAAGCGGTGAAAGAGCAATATCCAAACAGAACTTTGGTTGCGTGTTTAGAATTGCATACTTACAGTAGTTTGAATGCTGAATTTCTTAAAGAATATGAAGGTGCTTTGGAATATGCAGATGTTGCGGTTGTTTTTTATTCGCCTGACGCTGTAAAAATTAAGCAATTAGAAGAAGTGACTTACGAACAAATTGCAAGTTCTTTTAATCGTGAAGATTTAATTATTTATACCAATCCAGCAGAATTTAAAGAATATTTATTCAATTTAAATCTTGAAAATTCAGCTTTATTATTGATGAGTTCAGGAAATTACGGAGGTTTAAATTTTGATGAAGTAAAAGGGTTGATTAATTAG
- the radC gene encoding DNA repair protein RadC, producing MKEGYFPISDWSEDDRPREKLMLKGIDALSDAELIAILIGSGSRNESAVDLSKRILASVDSLNSLGKLSLSQLMNFKGIGEAKAITIIAALELGRRRRSEDAAEFIKKITSSKSVFEIMQPIIGELPHEEFWVLFLNNSNKVISKVQLSKGGITGTIVDTRLVFHYALETKATGLILCHNHPSGNLQPSNADIEITKKIKIAGESLDVKVLDHLIITETNYYSFVDEGIL from the coding sequence ATGAAAGAAGGTTATTTTCCAATTTCAGATTGGTCAGAAGACGATCGCCCGCGAGAAAAACTAATGCTAAAAGGGATTGATGCTTTAAGCGATGCTGAATTAATTGCTATTTTAATTGGATCAGGAAGTCGTAACGAATCTGCAGTTGATTTAAGTAAAAGAATTTTAGCCAGCGTAGATAGTTTAAATTCTTTAGGAAAATTATCTCTATCTCAATTGATGAATTTTAAAGGAATAGGAGAGGCAAAGGCTATTACTATTATTGCTGCTTTAGAATTAGGCCGCCGCCGAAGATCTGAAGATGCAGCTGAATTTATAAAGAAAATTACATCAAGCAAATCAGTTTTCGAAATTATGCAACCCATTATTGGCGAATTACCACACGAAGAATTTTGGGTGCTTTTTCTGAATAATTCTAATAAAGTAATTTCTAAAGTACAATTAAGTAAAGGAGGGATTACGGGAACTATTGTTGATACACGTTTGGTTTTTCATTATGCGCTTGAAACAAAAGCTACAGGCTTGATTTTGTGTCATAATCATCCATCAGGCAATCTGCAACCGAGTAATGCTGATATAGAAATTACAAAGAAAATAAAGATTGCAGGAGAGAGTTTAGATGTTAAAGTTTTAGATCATTTGATTATTACTGAAACAAATTATTATAGTTTTGTAGATGAAGGAATTTTATAA